A window of Nocardia arthritidis genomic DNA:
ATCCGTCATGAAATCCCCAGCCGCCGAACTGTTCGTCGCCGAGGCGGCGGATCTCCCGGTAGGCGCCGTCGCCACCGTCCGGCCCGAACACGGCGCGCCGATCTCGGTATTCCACACCGCCGATGGGCTTTTCGCGATCGACGACACCTGCACCCATCAGGACGCGTCATTGGCCGACGGCTGGGTGGACGGCTGCACGGTCGAATGCCCGTTGCACGAATCGTGTTTCGATCTGCGCACCGGCCAGGTATCCGGCCCGCCCGCCAAGGTCGCGGTGCGCACTCATCCGGTGCGGGTGAGCGACGGCCGTATTTTCGTGATGGCCGTATCCGGGAGCGGATCGACAGCACAGCCGACGCCGCGGCCGAATGCGGGCGAGGGAGCAGCGAGCCAGCGCTTTGACGAGGAGGCTTCGTGAGCGAACCCGCAACACGGCACATTGTCGTGGTCGGCGCGTCGCTGGCCGGATACTCGGTGGTCGGCGCGCTGCGCGAATTCGGCCACGAGGGCCCGATCACCGTGCTGGGCGCGGAAATTCATCCACCCTACGACCGCCCGCCGCTGTCCAAGGAATTCCTGCTCGGCGAAATCGATGTGACGCTGTCCCGCCCGGAGGACGAATCCGACTCCCGCACAACGTGGTTGCTCGGCCGCAGGGCAATCGGCCTCGCCGCCGGGGCACCACCCCGCGTACTCGTCGACGACGGCACCGAAATCGCCGGTGACTCGGTCGTCCTCGCCACCGGAGCCCGCGCCCGCACCCTGCCCAGCGCCGGAACACTGTCCGGCGTCTACACCCTGCGCACGCTCGACGACGCGCGCGCGATCCGGGCCGCGCTGGCGACCGCACGCCGGGTGGTGATCGTCGGCGCCGGGCTGATCGGCGCTGAAATAGCCTCTACCGCAGCCGGTTTCGGTTTGGATGTGACGGTCGTCGAGATCACCGACGCGCCGCTCGCCGCGGTATTCGGCGCACGTATCGGCGCGCTGTGCGCGAACCTGCACGCCGCCAACGGCGTACGGTTGCGTACCGGTGTCGCCGTCACGGAATTCCACGGCGCGCAACAGGTCACGGCGGTGCGGCTGAGCGACGGCAGCGAATTGCCCGCCGACGCGGTGATCGTCGGCATCGGCGCGGTGCCGGAAACCGAATGGGCCCGCGCCAGTGGCATCGTCATCGAGAACGGTTTCCGCACCGACGCCGACTGCCGCACCTCACTGCCCGGCGTCTACGCGATCGGCGATTGCGCCCGCGGCTACGATCCGCATCTCGGCACGCACCACCGCAGCGAGCACTGGACCAATGCGCGGGTGCAGGCCCGCATCGCGGCCGCCGCCATCACCGGCGCGCCGCGACGCCCGGCGCCGCCGCCGTACTTCTGGTCCCGGCAGTATGGACGGATGATCCAGTTCGCGGGCGCGCGCGAACCCGCCGACGCGGTCCGCATCGTCGACGGCGACCCGGCCGGACCATCCTGCACCGCCCTCTACGAGCGCGACGGCGTCCCGGTCGCCGTCTTCGCCATCGACAATCCCCGGCTCTTCACCCGGTACCGTAAAGAACTCGAGCGGCGCCACGCACCGATCGCAACCCTGTAGGAGGATTCGTGTCCCAAACCGTTCGCGGCATCGTCGCACGCACCAAAGCGGCGCCGGTCGAACTCGTCGACGTGGTGCTGCCCGATCCGGGACCGCACGATGTGGTGGTGCGGATCCAGGCGTGCGGAGTCTGCCACACCGACCTGCACTACCGCGAGGGCGGCATCAACGACGACTTCCCGTTCCTGCTCGGACACGAGGCCGCAGGCATCGTCGAGACCATCGGCGATCAGGTAACCCATGTCGTCCCAGGCGATTTCGTCATCCTCAACTGGCGCGCGATCTGCGGCGAGTGCCGGGCCTGTAAGCGGGGGCGGCCGTGGTACTGCTTCGACAGCGGCAACGCCAGCCGCAAGATGGCCCTCGCCGACGGCACCGAACTCAGTCCGGCGCTCGGCATCGGCGCGTTCGCCGACAAGACGCTGGTGCACGAAAGGCAGTGCACCAAGGTCGATCCCGCGGCCGACCCGGCCGTCGCCGGACTGCTCGGCTGCGGCGTGATGGCCGGACTCGGCGCGGCGATGAACACCGGCAACGTCTCGCGCGGCGACACCGTCGCCGTGCTCGGCTGCGGCGGTGTCGGCGACGCCGCCGTCGCGGGCGCCCGGCTCGCCGGCGCCCGCACCATCGTCGCCGTCGATCGCGACCCGCGAAAGCTGGTCTGGGCCAAGGAATTCGGCGCCACGCACACGGTGGACGCGAGCACCGAGGACGCCGTCGCCAAGATCAAGGAGTACACCGACGGATTCGGCGCCGACGTGGTGATCGACGCGGTCGGCCGCCCGGAGACCTGGAAGCAGGCCTTCGACGCCCGCGATCTGGCCGGGACCGTGGTGCTGGTCGGCGTGCCGACACCGGAGATGACCATCGAACTGCCGCTGATCGAGGTGTTCTCCCGCGGCGGCGCGCTCAAATCGTCCTGGTACGGCGACTGCCTGCCCGAGCGCGACTTCCCGATGCTGGTAGACCTGTACCGGCAGGGTCGTTTGCCGCTGGAACGCTTTGTCTCCGAACGGATTCCGCTCGACGGTGTAGAGAAGGCGTTCACCGCGATGCGGGCGGGCGACGTGCTGCGCTCGGTGGTGGTGCTGTGATCGAGCGGGTGGTCACCTCGGGTGTCTTCGCGCTCGACGGCGGCACCTGGGAGGTCGACAACAACGTCTGGTTGCTCGGCGACGAGCGCGAGGTGCTCGTCGTCGACGCCGCGCACGACGCCGCCGCCATCGCGGCGGCCGTCGGCGCGCGCCACGTGGTCGCGGTGCTGTGCACGCACGGGCACAACGACCACGTCACCGTGGCGCCGGAGCTCGGCGCCCTGCTCGACGCGCCGGTTCTCCTACACCCCGCCGACGAACCGCTCTGGCGAATGACCCACCCGGACAACGACTATCACTCTCTCGACGGCCGCAACCGGATCACCGTGGCCGGGGCCGATATCGACATCCTGCACACTCCCGGTCACTCCCCCGGCTCGGTCTCGCTGCACCTACCGGAGGCGGCGGCGCTGTTCACCGGCGACACCCTGTTCGCGGGCGGACCTGGTGCCACCGGGCGCTCCTACTCCGATTTCGGCACCATCATCGATTCGATCCGTACTCGTCTGCTCACCCTGCCCGAGGAAACCACCGTGCACACGGGTCACGGGCCGACCACAACAATCGGTGTCGAACGGCCCGCGCTCGCGGACTGGATCGCCCGCGGACACTGATCGGGTTGCGCCGCTTACTGGTTCGTTTCTGGATCGGAGAGGGTTTCGTTGGCGACCCGGACGCCCGGTTACGGATCCACGCCCAGATCGGGGAGGATTACGTTGGCGACCGGGATGCCCGGTTACGGATCGATGCCTAGTTCGGAGAGGATTCCATTCGCGACCAGGACGCCCGGATACGGATCCATGCCCAGTTCAGAGAGGATTCCATCGGCTACCAGGACGCCCGGTTACTATGTCATGCCCAGATCGGAGAGGATTTCGTTGGCGGCTCGGATGCCGGTTTCGGCGCCGCCGTTCATATATCCCTGCGATTCCGGTGACGTGTGTTCGCCCGCGAGGTGGATGTTGCCCTGGCGCATCCCCTCGTATCCGGCGAAACGGTGACAGTACCCGACGGGGTAACAGCTATACGCACCATAGGAATTCGGATTCAGGTGCCAAGCCGATAGGGTCGCCTTGCCATTCCACAGCTCGGCGACTCCTGGCACCACCCGATCGAACTGCGGTAGCACCGTCGCGACGGCGTCGCGCACGGCTGGATCATCGGCGGTCAGAAACGGTTGGGGCGGTTGGAATCTCAGCGCGCCGAGACCCCCGCCGTATTGGATCGCGATACCGTGCGCACCGCGCTGTCCGGCGGTGGCGTCCCAGATCTGGTGGTAGCCGAGGTCGGTGAAGCTCATCCCGGTGGACGAACCGGGCCACGGCCCGCCACCGACCCACGGACGCGCGGTGAACTGCATATTCAGCTTCGTGCAGCTGCCCATCGCCAGCGTGGTCAGCACACCCGTCATCCGCGCGTCGAAACCCGCTGCGCGATAATCGATCCGGTCGTAGACCCCGAGCGGCACCGCCAGGATGGTGTGATCGGCGACCACGGCACCGCCCTCGTCGAAGGTCAAGGTCTGCGTGCCGTCCGCATTGCTGGCGATGGCCGCCAACCGTGAGCCGAACCGGATGGCGCCCTCCGGCAGCGCCGCGGCGATCGCCTCCGGCAATCGCTGGTTGCCGCCGGTGATCTCGAAGCGTTCGTCGGAGGCGCTCCACACCCGCGGATCGCCGGGATCGGCCTGATCGCCCATGAGATACACCAGGTTCAGCGCCGTCTGGCCGACGGTCGGCATCCCGTATTCCACCACGTACGCGTCATCGAGGAATCGCGCGATCCACGAGCCGTAGCCGCCGGGTACCCGGGTCGAGATCCATTCCGCCAGTGAGAGATTGCTCAACGCGACGGATGCCGGATTCGACCGGTCCCAGGTCGGCGCGTCCGGTCCGGCCGCGGCCAGGTCGCGCCGCAGCGCCTCGTACACCGGCCGGAAATCGGCGACGAACCGCTCCTGCGGGATATAGCCGCCATCGAAATACAGCAGATCATGGCTGTCCGGCGGTGCGGTCCGGCGGACATCGGTCAGCGGCAGCCCGAACCGCGCGCACAGCCGCCGGATCGCGGTGTGATCGGAATCGATTGCCTCACCGCCGTATTCGCTGACCTGACCGTCGGCCCAATACTCGCGTTCGGAGAACATCCGCCCGCCGACCCGGTCGCTCGCCTCGTACACCGTCGCGGCGACGCCCGCATCGGCGAGTGTCGACGCCGCGGCCAATCCGGCGATCCCGGCACCCACGATGGCGATTCGCGGTGCGTCCGCGGCCTGCGCGGCGGTCGGCCGCGCCACCGCACCCGCGAGCAGTGCCGCACCACCCAGCACCGCACCGAATTTGAACAGGTCGCGTCTGCCGAACACCCCGGCCCGCCGCGCCTCCCGGAATTCGAGCACCGGCATGCCGATCCGCTCCGCCCGCCCGTAATCGGCAACGGTCCGCCGCACCAGCCGCATCATCTGAGTCCGTGGCACGACCCACCCTTTCACTCCCGGAGCCCTGAAGAATATTCAGTCTAAGAAGCACCCGCCCGAACCGAATTCGCCGAACTGTCGCCTATCCCACCCGCCCCCAACCGATTCGGCGCTTGACAGATCGCCTCGAAATCAGTCGACCGCACCACGGCTCAGCCGATACCGTTCCCCTGTGCCGGATCCGCTT
This region includes:
- a CDS encoding MBL fold metallo-hydrolase; translation: MIERVVTSGVFALDGGTWEVDNNVWLLGDEREVLVVDAAHDAAAIAAAVGARHVVAVLCTHGHNDHVTVAPELGALLDAPVLLHPADEPLWRMTHPDNDYHSLDGRNRITVAGADIDILHTPGHSPGSVSLHLPEAAALFTGDTLFAGGPGATGRSYSDFGTIIDSIRTRLLTLPEETTVHTGHGPTTTIGVERPALADWIARGH
- a CDS encoding bifunctional 3-phenylpropionate/cinnamic acid dioxygenase ferredoxin subunit codes for the protein MKSPAAELFVAEAADLPVGAVATVRPEHGAPISVFHTADGLFAIDDTCTHQDASLADGWVDGCTVECPLHESCFDLRTGQVSGPPAKVAVRTHPVRVSDGRIFVMAVSGSGSTAQPTPRPNAGEGAASQRFDEEAS
- a CDS encoding NAD(P)/FAD-dependent oxidoreductase; protein product: MSEPATRHIVVVGASLAGYSVVGALREFGHEGPITVLGAEIHPPYDRPPLSKEFLLGEIDVTLSRPEDESDSRTTWLLGRRAIGLAAGAPPRVLVDDGTEIAGDSVVLATGARARTLPSAGTLSGVYTLRTLDDARAIRAALATARRVVIVGAGLIGAEIASTAAGFGLDVTVVEITDAPLAAVFGARIGALCANLHAANGVRLRTGVAVTEFHGAQQVTAVRLSDGSELPADAVIVGIGAVPETEWARASGIVIENGFRTDADCRTSLPGVYAIGDCARGYDPHLGTHHRSEHWTNARVQARIAAAAITGAPRRPAPPPYFWSRQYGRMIQFAGAREPADAVRIVDGDPAGPSCTALYERDGVPVAVFAIDNPRLFTRYRKELERRHAPIATL
- a CDS encoding S-(hydroxymethyl)mycothiol dehydrogenase — translated: MSQTVRGIVARTKAAPVELVDVVLPDPGPHDVVVRIQACGVCHTDLHYREGGINDDFPFLLGHEAAGIVETIGDQVTHVVPGDFVILNWRAICGECRACKRGRPWYCFDSGNASRKMALADGTELSPALGIGAFADKTLVHERQCTKVDPAADPAVAGLLGCGVMAGLGAAMNTGNVSRGDTVAVLGCGGVGDAAVAGARLAGARTIVAVDRDPRKLVWAKEFGATHTVDASTEDAVAKIKEYTDGFGADVVIDAVGRPETWKQAFDARDLAGTVVLVGVPTPEMTIELPLIEVFSRGGALKSSWYGDCLPERDFPMLVDLYRQGRLPLERFVSERIPLDGVEKAFTAMRAGDVLRSVVVL
- a CDS encoding flavin monoamine oxidase family protein yields the protein MPRTQMMRLVRRTVADYGRAERIGMPVLEFREARRAGVFGRRDLFKFGAVLGGAALLAGAVARPTAAQAADAPRIAIVGAGIAGLAAASTLADAGVAATVYEASDRVGGRMFSEREYWADGQVSEYGGEAIDSDHTAIRRLCARFGLPLTDVRRTAPPDSHDLLYFDGGYIPQERFVADFRPVYEALRRDLAAAGPDAPTWDRSNPASVALSNLSLAEWISTRVPGGYGSWIARFLDDAYVVEYGMPTVGQTALNLVYLMGDQADPGDPRVWSASDERFEITGGNQRLPEAIAAALPEGAIRFGSRLAAIASNADGTQTLTFDEGGAVVADHTILAVPLGVYDRIDYRAAGFDARMTGVLTTLAMGSCTKLNMQFTARPWVGGGPWPGSSTGMSFTDLGYHQIWDATAGQRGAHGIAIQYGGGLGALRFQPPQPFLTADDPAVRDAVATVLPQFDRVVPGVAELWNGKATLSAWHLNPNSYGAYSCYPVGYCHRFAGYEGMRQGNIHLAGEHTSPESQGYMNGGAETGIRAANEILSDLGMT